A genomic segment from Lutibacter sp. A80 encodes:
- a CDS encoding response regulator, producing the protein MKKKYETVIGLGTQESNANNVNKRIRLLNTYCLIWGHLILFFYALEIIVALVQETINQNVITFYFFDYKLFFNYFFIVCSLIIIIFINKNHHFKWARIFFISVFIINNIYFTLIVSPGNYLEYYFLLLSPISLTLYSKKRVSYLILTIGFLLFLTPYYFFVVYPTDYVDRLLVLEALCIFLVIHLLVNYFKESNVKNEKLLALEKDKVLSDKMILEVQEAELRESIEFKSHFFVNLSHEIRTPLTLIQGYTNQLNFKESDKENKQKTAVIKEQCQQMQNIINGIMDLSKMDNNQFQLIRIPVDLNSFLEKHFINFQSLFTKKNIEFTFNNKTLKTTILVDEDLFSKAITNLLSNALKFTPTNGSVAINTSFNNEGITINVIDTGIGISKEETESIFKRFYQVKNDITKSQGSGIGLAFTKSIVNAHQFSIAVESSFGNGTCFTISIPKEFVNSTINQSSIKPPEIFEIKKTMFIEQPNISSINKKQKILIVDDHELMRKYLKKVLQNYDITEAENGKEALEVLQNNNFDLILTDYMMPVMDGKTLVKKLKQQQNKTPILVLTARTDQQGKLSMLRLGIDGYLHKPFLEEELLINIKNAIALFKNITEFDKDNSPEVLKNLNEYADKFNMKITSYINNNLNSPLLTVDTISEYMKVSRSTLNRKVKSVLGQTVNQLIQEARLEKARNLRAEDPFATKKQIAEAVGVTNTTYLFDKLKERYGV; encoded by the coding sequence ATGAAAAAAAAATACGAAACTGTAATAGGTCTAGGAACCCAAGAAAGCAATGCTAATAATGTAAATAAAAGAATACGTTTATTAAATACCTATTGTTTAATTTGGGGACATTTAATACTGTTTTTTTATGCTTTAGAAATAATTGTTGCTTTAGTTCAAGAGACTATAAATCAGAATGTTATTACTTTTTATTTTTTTGACTATAAATTATTTTTTAATTACTTTTTTATTGTTTGCTCACTAATAATCATAATATTCATCAATAAGAATCACCATTTTAAATGGGCTCGCATATTCTTTATAAGTGTCTTTATTATAAATAATATCTATTTTACACTTATTGTTTCGCCAGGCAATTACTTAGAATATTATTTTTTACTATTATCACCAATTTCTCTTACGCTGTACTCAAAAAAACGTGTATCATACCTTATATTAACCATCGGATTTTTATTGTTTTTAACACCTTATTACTTTTTTGTTGTTTACCCAACAGATTATGTTGATAGACTACTAGTTCTAGAGGCTTTATGTATTTTCTTAGTAATTCACCTTTTGGTTAATTATTTTAAAGAAAGCAATGTAAAAAATGAAAAACTTTTAGCACTAGAAAAAGACAAAGTACTTTCAGATAAAATGATATTAGAAGTTCAAGAAGCAGAATTACGTGAATCGATTGAGTTTAAATCACATTTTTTTGTAAACCTTTCACATGAAATACGTACCCCTTTAACCTTAATTCAAGGGTATACAAATCAATTAAACTTTAAAGAATCTGATAAAGAAAACAAACAAAAAACAGCTGTTATTAAAGAACAATGCCAACAAATGCAAAATATTATTAATGGTATTATGGATTTAAGTAAAATGGATAATAATCAGTTTCAACTTATTAGGATACCGGTTGATTTAAACTCGTTTTTAGAAAAACATTTCATTAATTTTCAAAGTCTTTTTACTAAAAAAAATATAGAGTTTACATTTAATAATAAGACTTTAAAAACAACAATTTTAGTAGATGAAGATCTATTTTCTAAAGCAATTACTAATTTACTTAGCAATGCCTTAAAATTTACACCTACAAACGGAAGCGTTGCTATAAACACTTCTTTTAACAACGAAGGAATTACTATTAATGTTATAGATACGGGTATTGGCATTAGTAAGGAAGAAACCGAATCTATCTTTAAGCGTTTTTATCAAGTAAAAAATGACATTACCAAAAGTCAAGGAAGTGGTATAGGTTTAGCGTTTACAAAAAGTATTGTTAACGCACATCAATTTTCTATTGCTGTAGAAAGCAGTTTTGGAAATGGCACTTGTTTTACAATTTCTATTCCTAAAGAATTTGTGAATTCTACTATTAATCAATCGTCTATAAAACCTCCTGAAATTTTTGAAATAAAAAAAACTATGTTTATAGAACAACCAAACATAAGCTCTATAAACAAAAAACAAAAAATACTTATAGTAGATGACCATGAACTAATGAGGAAGTATTTAAAAAAGGTTTTGCAAAATTATGATATTACTGAAGCTGAAAATGGAAAAGAGGCACTTGAGGTGCTTCAAAACAATAATTTCGATCTTATTTTAACAGATTATATGATGCCTGTTATGGATGGGAAAACTTTAGTGAAAAAATTAAAACAACAACAAAATAAAACACCTATTTTAGTCCTTACTGCAAGAACAGATCAGCAAGGAAAACTATCTATGCTACGTTTAGGAATTGATGGCTATTTACACAAACCTTTTTTAGAAGAGGAACTTTTAATTAATATTAAAAATGCTATTGCTCTTTTTAAAAATATAACGGAATTTGATAAGGATAATTCACCTGAAGTTTTAAAAAACTTAAACGAATATGCCGATAAATTTAATATGAAAATTACATCTTATATTAACAATAATTTAAATTCACCGCTACTTACTGTGGATACTATTTCAGAATATATGAAAGTCTCCAGAAGCACACTAAACCGTAAAGTTAAGAGTGTATTAGGACAAACAGTTAACCAATTAATACAAGAAGCACGTTTAGAAAAAGCACGCAATTTAAGAGCAGAGGATCCTTTTGCAACTAAAAAACAGATTGCAGAAGCTGTTGGTGTAACAAATACCACTTACTTATTTGATAAACTAAAAGAACGCTATGGGGTATAG
- a CDS encoding OmpA family protein — translation MKKRKIVLTTLLLIIGLASINAQDKNNPYSIGVGINAIDFYPTNPGLAGHGTWFEEFVNIDDHYNIIPSISKVTVSRYLTDGFSIEAAGSLNRIKKVGDNSVSSTSYLALDGAVKYDLNNAFGQTGWFDPYASIGGGYIWMGDYDTGTFNAGLGFNVWFNDNFGLNLESKYKHAFESKIVQHFQHSLGVVIKFGGTDSDNDGVFDDVDACPEVFGLMEYNGCPDSDNDGVIDSKDACPNVAGLESLNGCPDTDGDGIADKDDACPNVKGTKANNGCPDSDNDGIVDSRDNCPNVAGPRANKGCPWPDTDNDGVLDKDDDCPKVAGVASNNGCPEVTVQDIARLEELFKTVYFETNKASFKSETIAKLNEAIAIIVKYPRAKFAISGHTDSIGNDQYNLKLSEERAQAVKSYLVSKGVPSSNLTAKGYGETQPVESNMYNAGRAANRRVDIKLIK, via the coding sequence ATGAAAAAAAGAAAAATTGTTTTAACAACTTTGTTGTTAATTATTGGATTAGCATCCATAAATGCTCAAGACAAAAATAATCCTTATTCAATAGGGGTGGGAATAAATGCTATCGATTTTTATCCTACTAATCCTGGATTAGCAGGGCACGGTACTTGGTTTGAAGAGTTTGTAAATATTGATGACCATTATAATATAATTCCATCTATTTCAAAAGTAACGGTTAGTAGGTATTTAACAGATGGTTTTAGTATTGAAGCTGCTGGTTCCTTAAATAGAATAAAAAAAGTAGGTGATAATAGCGTAAGCAGTACTTCTTACTTGGCTTTAGATGGAGCTGTTAAATACGACTTAAATAATGCGTTTGGTCAAACTGGTTGGTTTGATCCGTATGCATCTATTGGTGGTGGTTATATTTGGATGGGAGATTATGATACAGGAACCTTTAACGCTGGTTTAGGGTTTAACGTTTGGTTTAATGATAATTTTGGCCTTAATTTAGAATCTAAATATAAACATGCTTTTGAAAGTAAAATTGTACAACATTTTCAACACTCTTTAGGTGTAGTTATTAAGTTTGGTGGAACAGACTCTGATAACGACGGTGTTTTTGATGATGTAGATGCTTGTCCAGAAGTATTCGGATTAATGGAATATAATGGATGTCCAGATTCTGATAATGATGGCGTTATAGATTCAAAAGATGCTTGTCCTAATGTTGCAGGTTTAGAATCTCTAAACGGTTGTCCTGATACTGATGGAGATGGTATTGCAGATAAAGACGATGCTTGTCCTAATGTTAAAGGAACAAAAGCAAATAATGGCTGTCCAGACTCTGATAATGATGGAATAGTAGATTCTAGAGATAATTGTCCTAATGTTGCAGGACCTAGAGCTAATAAGGGTTGTCCTTGGCCAGATACTGATAACGATGGCGTTTTAGATAAAGATGACGATTGTCCAAAAGTGGCAGGAGTTGCTTCTAATAATGGTTGTCCTGAAGTTACTGTTCAAGATATAGCAAGATTAGAAGAGTTGTTTAAAACAGTGTATTTTGAAACTAATAAAGCAAGTTTTAAATCAGAAACTATTGCAAAATTAAATGAAGCTATTGCAATTATAGTGAAATATCCAAGAGCAAAATTTGCAATTTCTGGTCATACAGATAGTATTGGAAATGATCAATACAACTTAAAATTATCTGAAGAAAGAGCACAAGCTGTAAAAAGTTATTTAGTATCTAAGGGTGTGCCTTCTAGTAATTTAACTGCAAAAGGTTATGGAGAAACACAACCTGTAGAAAGCAATATGTATAATGCTGGTAGAGCAGCAAACAGAAGAGTTGATATTAAATTAATAAAATAA